The following are encoded in a window of Coregonus clupeaformis isolate EN_2021a chromosome 22, ASM2061545v1, whole genome shotgun sequence genomic DNA:
- the LOC121536066 gene encoding uncharacterized protein LOC121536066 isoform X2, producing MLERRVAHKMKYFTVETGSTLESHIQFMRRLNTTRCFTEVKSPVESDVIMAFCPIVSRAGTDIEAALEQIPTGKYVILVVLHHTFSPDFTVPDSSRLVTRSDVKLTVDCLFHESQGGLLDCPRNDAAVRTILKRLNIQPKTGHPGILAVIQSIIMWPVSSVYNYLFNHNPRTSTRPCYGSVSVILSSIIMWPVSSLYNYLFNHNPRTSTRPRYGSVSVILSSIIMWPVSSVYSYICRVLSYVKRRFSDNN from the exons ATGTTGGAACGCAGAG TGGCACACAAGATGAAATACTTCACAGTTGAGACTGGCAGTACTTTGGAATCTCATATTCAGTTTATGAGACGACTCAACACCACAAGATGTTTTACGGAAGTCAAGTCTCCGGTGGAGAGTGATGTCATCATGGCTTTCTGTCCCATCGTCTCCCGCGCTGGGACTGATATTGAAGCAGCACTGGAACAGATTCCAA CTGGTAAATATGTCATTCTGGTAGTGCTGCATCACACCTTCAGCCCAGACTTCACTGTACCTGACAGCAGCAGACTAGTGACCAGAAGTGATGTAAAACTCACAGTGGACTGTCTGTTCCATGAGAGCCAGGGAGGACTACTGGACTGTCCTCGTAATGATGCAGCAGTCAGGACTATTCTGAAGAGGCTGAACATACAGCCAAAG ACCGGACATCCTGGCATTCTAGCTGTGATTCAGAGCATTATAATG TGGCCAGTGTCTTCAGTCTACAACTACCTTTTCAATCACA ATCCACGTACCTCTACAAGACCCTGTTATGGCAGTGTTTCTGTGATTCTGAGCTCTATTATAATG TGGCCAGTGTCTTCACTCTACAACTACCTTTTCAATCACA ATCCACGTACCTCTACAAGACCCCGTTATGGCAGTGTTTCTGTGATTCTGAGCTCTATTATAATG TGGCCAGTGTCTTCAGTCTACAGCTACATCTGTAGAGTGCTTTCATATGTGAAGCGGCGCTTCTCGGACAATAATTAG
- the LOC121536066 gene encoding uncharacterized protein LOC121536066 isoform X3, giving the protein MLERRVAHKMKYFTVETGSTLESHIQFMRRLNTTRCFTEVKSPVESDVIMAFCPIVSRAGTDIEAALEQIPTGKYVILVVLHHTFSPDFTVPDSSRLVTRSDVKLTVDCLFHESQGGLLDCPRNDAAVRTILKRLNIQPKWPVSSVYNYLFNHNPRTSTRPCYGSVSVILSSIIMWPVSSLYNYLFNHNPRTSTRPRYGSVSVILSSIIMWPVSSVYSYICRVLSYVKRRFSDNN; this is encoded by the exons ATGTTGGAACGCAGAG TGGCACACAAGATGAAATACTTCACAGTTGAGACTGGCAGTACTTTGGAATCTCATATTCAGTTTATGAGACGACTCAACACCACAAGATGTTTTACGGAAGTCAAGTCTCCGGTGGAGAGTGATGTCATCATGGCTTTCTGTCCCATCGTCTCCCGCGCTGGGACTGATATTGAAGCAGCACTGGAACAGATTCCAA CTGGTAAATATGTCATTCTGGTAGTGCTGCATCACACCTTCAGCCCAGACTTCACTGTACCTGACAGCAGCAGACTAGTGACCAGAAGTGATGTAAAACTCACAGTGGACTGTCTGTTCCATGAGAGCCAGGGAGGACTACTGGACTGTCCTCGTAATGATGCAGCAGTCAGGACTATTCTGAAGAGGCTGAACATACAGCCAAAG TGGCCAGTGTCTTCAGTCTACAACTACCTTTTCAATCACA ATCCACGTACCTCTACAAGACCCTGTTATGGCAGTGTTTCTGTGATTCTGAGCTCTATTATAATG TGGCCAGTGTCTTCACTCTACAACTACCTTTTCAATCACA ATCCACGTACCTCTACAAGACCCCGTTATGGCAGTGTTTCTGTGATTCTGAGCTCTATTATAATG TGGCCAGTGTCTTCAGTCTACAGCTACATCTGTAGAGTGCTTTCATATGTGAAGCGGCGCTTCTCGGACAATAATTAG
- the LOC121536066 gene encoding uncharacterized protein LOC121536066 isoform X1, protein MLERRVAHKMKYFTVETGSTLESHIQFMRRLNTTRCFTEVKSPVESDVIMAFCPIVSRAGTDIEAALEQIPTGKYVILVVLHHTFSPDFTVPDSSRLVTRSDVKLTVDCLFHESQGGLLDCPRNDAAVRTILKRLNIQPKIGAEEWISIPEQGNRRTGHPGILAVIQSIIMWPVSSVYNYLFNHNPRTSTRPCYGSVSVILSSIIMWPVSSLYNYLFNHNPRTSTRPRYGSVSVILSSIIMWPVSSVYSYICRVLSYVKRRFSDNN, encoded by the exons ATGTTGGAACGCAGAG TGGCACACAAGATGAAATACTTCACAGTTGAGACTGGCAGTACTTTGGAATCTCATATTCAGTTTATGAGACGACTCAACACCACAAGATGTTTTACGGAAGTCAAGTCTCCGGTGGAGAGTGATGTCATCATGGCTTTCTGTCCCATCGTCTCCCGCGCTGGGACTGATATTGAAGCAGCACTGGAACAGATTCCAA CTGGTAAATATGTCATTCTGGTAGTGCTGCATCACACCTTCAGCCCAGACTTCACTGTACCTGACAGCAGCAGACTAGTGACCAGAAGTGATGTAAAACTCACAGTGGACTGTCTGTTCCATGAGAGCCAGGGAGGACTACTGGACTGTCCTCGTAATGATGCAGCAGTCAGGACTATTCTGAAGAGGCTGAACATACAGCCAAAG ATTGGAGCTGAAGAATGGATCAGTATCCCTGAGCAGGGTAACAGGCGG ACCGGACATCCTGGCATTCTAGCTGTGATTCAGAGCATTATAATG TGGCCAGTGTCTTCAGTCTACAACTACCTTTTCAATCACA ATCCACGTACCTCTACAAGACCCTGTTATGGCAGTGTTTCTGTGATTCTGAGCTCTATTATAATG TGGCCAGTGTCTTCACTCTACAACTACCTTTTCAATCACA ATCCACGTACCTCTACAAGACCCCGTTATGGCAGTGTTTCTGTGATTCTGAGCTCTATTATAATG TGGCCAGTGTCTTCAGTCTACAGCTACATCTGTAGAGTGCTTTCATATGTGAAGCGGCGCTTCTCGGACAATAATTAG
- the LOC121535934 gene encoding uncharacterized protein LOC121535934 yields the protein MLEHRVAYKMRYYTVETGSTLESHIQFMRRLNNTTICFTEVKSPMESDVIMAFCPIVSRAGTDIEAALEQIPTGKDVILVVLHHTFNPDFTVPDSSRLVTRSDVIMTVDCLFHESQGGLLDCPRNDAAVKTIKQKLDIALMARNCGCPAWILSFVKVCQIIANYKVTIHQQLLH from the exons ATGTTGGAACACAGAG TGGCATACAAGATGAGGTACTACACAGTTGAGACTGGCAGTACTTTGGAATCTCATATTCAGTTTATGAGACGACTCAACAACACCACAATATGTTTTACGGAAGTCAAGTCTCCGATGGAGAGTGATGTCATCATGGCTTTCTGTCCCATCGTCTCCCGCGCTGGGACTGATATTGAAGCAGCACTGGAACAGATTCCAA CTGGTAAAGATGTCATTCTGGTGGTGCTGCATCACACCTTCAACCCAGACTTCACTGTACCTGACAGCAGCAGACTAGTGACCAGAAGTGATGTAATAATGACAGTGGACTGTCTGTTCCATGAGAGCCAGGGAGGACTACTGGACTGTCCTCGCAATGATGCAGCAGTCAAAACGATTAAGCAGAAGCTAGACATAGCTCTTATG GCCAGAAATTGTGGCTGTCCAGCTTGGATTCTAAGCTTTGTTAAAGTATGTCAAATCATTGCAAATTATAAAGTAACTATACATCAGCaactactacactga